The proteins below are encoded in one region of Streptomyces sp. NBC_00490:
- a CDS encoding helix-turn-helix domain-containing protein, with the protein MTDGFASPAAAVTAALPGVVARVTALADRLGVPHAEVFHTGRLSVASGVPEPVVKSLLGGRPAGEPDVQARFLQRLDLLRRTRLKPNGRKYTQQEIADGAFMSRQQAGALINGDRRPTMEHCDAIQRFFRVHAGFLTAEDPEALAGALQRTEQELLQKLADREKEATAAAGDPLERLLQDHGVRGIAWRAAQLPTDQHRDKVAEWLDMLLESVKRPES; encoded by the coding sequence GTGACGGATGGCTTCGCGAGTCCGGCCGCCGCGGTGACGGCCGCGCTGCCGGGCGTCGTCGCCCGGGTCACCGCGCTCGCCGACCGGCTCGGTGTGCCGCACGCGGAGGTCTTCCACACCGGCCGCCTGTCGGTGGCCTCCGGCGTCCCCGAGCCCGTGGTCAAGTCCCTGCTCGGCGGCCGCCCCGCGGGCGAACCCGACGTACAGGCCCGTTTCCTCCAGCGCCTGGACCTGCTGCGCCGCACCCGGCTCAAGCCCAACGGCCGCAAGTACACCCAGCAGGAGATCGCCGACGGCGCCTTCATGTCACGGCAGCAGGCGGGTGCCCTCATCAACGGCGACCGGCGACCCACCATGGAACACTGCGACGCCATCCAGCGCTTCTTCCGGGTGCACGCCGGTTTCCTCACGGCCGAGGACCCCGAGGCGCTCGCCGGGGCCCTGCAACGCACGGAGCAGGAGCTTCTGCAGAAGCTGGCCGACCGTGAGAAGGAGGCGACGGCCGCGGCGGGCGATCCGCTGGAGCGGCTGCTGCAGGACCACGGCGTCCGCGGGATCGCCTGGCGGGCCGCGCAGCTGCCCACCGACCAGCACCGCGACAAGGTCGCCGAATGGCTGGACATGCTCCTGGAGAGCGTCAAACGGCCCGAGTCGTGA
- a CDS encoding (2Fe-2S)-binding protein, producing the protein MRSPFELADARPGPAFTVTLDGREIEALPGQTVAAALWAAGVTSWRTTRAEGRPRGVFCGIGVCFDCLVTVNDRPNRRACLVPLRPGDAIRTQEGTGHDD; encoded by the coding sequence GTGAGATCCCCGTTCGAACTGGCCGACGCCCGGCCGGGCCCGGCCTTCACGGTCACCCTCGACGGCCGCGAGATCGAGGCCCTGCCCGGGCAGACCGTCGCCGCCGCACTCTGGGCCGCCGGTGTCACCTCCTGGCGCACCACCCGCGCAGAGGGCCGGCCGCGTGGCGTCTTCTGTGGCATCGGCGTCTGCTTCGACTGCCTGGTGACCGTCAACGACCGCCCCAACCGGCGGGCCTGCCTCGTGCCGTTGCGGCCGGGCGACGCGATCCGTACGCAGGAGGGGACGGGCCACGATGACTGA
- a CDS encoding NAD(P)/FAD-dependent oxidoreductase — translation MSKRLTCDVVVVGAGMVGAACALYAARAGLDVIIVDRGPVAGGTTGAGEGNLLVSDKEPGPELDLALLSGRLWAELAEEVGEAVEYEAKGGVVVASTPDGLAELERFAGTQRAAGVVAETVVGDGLYDLEPHLAPGLPGGVLYPQDCQVMPALAAAHLVRASGARLFTGRTVTDVRLTPDGAVCGVRTDRGDIDTPAVVNAAGTWGAELAALAGTSLPVLPRRGFVLVTEPLPRMVRHKVYAADYVADVASDSAALQTSPVVEGTAAGPVLIGASRERVGFDRSFSLPVLRALAAGATRLFPFLTDVRAMRAYLGFRPYMPDHLPAIGPDPRVPGLHHACGHEGAGIGLATGTGQLIAQALTARTPELDLTPFRPDRFPAPVEETA, via the coding sequence GTGAGCAAGCGACTGACCTGCGATGTCGTGGTCGTCGGAGCCGGGATGGTGGGCGCGGCCTGCGCCCTGTACGCGGCCCGGGCGGGCCTCGACGTGATCATCGTGGACCGCGGTCCGGTGGCCGGCGGCACGACCGGGGCCGGTGAGGGCAACCTCCTCGTCTCCGACAAGGAGCCCGGCCCGGAACTGGACCTGGCCCTGCTGTCGGGGCGCCTGTGGGCGGAACTGGCCGAGGAGGTGGGGGAGGCCGTCGAGTACGAGGCCAAGGGTGGCGTGGTCGTCGCCTCGACGCCGGACGGGCTCGCCGAGCTCGAGCGGTTCGCCGGCACCCAGCGCGCCGCCGGGGTCGTCGCCGAAACCGTCGTAGGAGACGGACTGTACGACCTCGAACCGCACCTCGCCCCTGGTCTGCCCGGCGGGGTGCTGTATCCGCAGGACTGCCAGGTCATGCCCGCGCTGGCCGCCGCCCACCTGGTCCGTGCCTCGGGCGCACGGCTGTTCACCGGCCGGACCGTCACGGACGTACGGCTCACACCGGACGGCGCGGTGTGCGGCGTCCGCACGGACCGGGGCGACATCGATACCCCGGCGGTCGTCAACGCGGCCGGCACCTGGGGCGCCGAACTGGCCGCGCTCGCGGGAACCAGCCTCCCCGTCCTCCCGCGGCGCGGCTTCGTGCTGGTCACCGAACCCCTCCCGCGGATGGTCCGGCACAAGGTGTACGCCGCCGACTACGTGGCCGACGTGGCCAGCGACTCGGCCGCGCTCCAGACCTCGCCGGTCGTGGAAGGGACGGCCGCGGGGCCCGTGTTGATCGGCGCGAGCCGTGAACGGGTCGGCTTCGACCGGTCGTTCTCGCTGCCGGTCCTACGGGCCCTGGCGGCGGGTGCGACCCGGCTGTTCCCGTTCCTCACGGACGTCCGGGCGATGCGCGCCTACCTCGGATTCCGCCCGTACATGCCCGACCACCTCCCCGCGATCGGCCCCGACCCGCGCGTCCCCGGTCTGCACCACGCCTGCGGCCACGAGGGCGCGGGCATCGGACTGGCCACCGGTACCGGGCAGTTGATCGCCCAGGCGCTGACCGCGAGGACGCCCGAGCTGGACCTGACGCCGTTCCGTCCCGACCGCTTCCCCGCCCCCGTGGAGGAGACCGCGTGA
- a CDS encoding MmyB family transcriptional regulator, whose protein sequence is MAQQAGGQRPEPRPVPESLEARAYLQDYATLLEAVPFPSVVLDHRWDVVLSNTAFETLFRGVGPHPTAMPDDNFLRFVLFHPDAGTVLGEHESSWCLPMLAHFADAVERHGHDQGLQSIRRDIAQDPIMEAAYRHGLPHWIRAVGERAFAHDGGVRPVLHPDPRWGATDCRVVDETSSTLRELGYTRLTLVLREARPATARSRGARRSAAHLTVVPAAE, encoded by the coding sequence ATGGCACAACAGGCAGGAGGGCAGCGGCCGGAGCCGCGGCCCGTCCCCGAGAGTCTTGAGGCCCGGGCGTATCTGCAGGACTACGCCACCCTTCTCGAAGCGGTCCCCTTTCCGTCGGTCGTCCTCGACCACCGGTGGGACGTCGTGTTGTCGAACACCGCTTTCGAGACACTTTTCCGCGGTGTGGGCCCGCATCCCACCGCCATGCCCGACGACAACTTCCTCAGGTTCGTCCTGTTCCATCCGGACGCGGGAACGGTTCTCGGTGAGCACGAGTCCAGTTGGTGCCTGCCGATGCTCGCCCACTTCGCGGACGCCGTGGAGCGCCACGGCCATGACCAGGGGCTGCAGTCGATCCGCCGGGACATCGCCCAGGACCCCATCATGGAGGCCGCCTACCGGCACGGTCTGCCGCACTGGATCCGCGCCGTCGGCGAGCGGGCCTTCGCCCACGACGGCGGGGTCCGCCCGGTCCTGCACCCCGACCCGCGCTGGGGCGCCACCGACTGCCGGGTCGTCGACGAGACGTCCTCCACCCTCCGGGAGCTGGGCTACACCCGGCTGACCCTGGTACTGCGCGAGGCGCGCCCCGCGACGGCCAGGTCCCGCGGCGCACGCCGTTCCGCAGCCCACCTGACGGTGGTCCCCGCGGCGGAGTGA
- a CDS encoding proline racemase family protein, giving the protein MRSKLVLHAVDSHTEGMPTRVITGGIGTIPGATMNERRLYFREHRDDIKQLLMNEPRGHAAMSGAVLQPPTRPDCDWGVIYIEVSGYLPMCGHGTIGVATVLVETGMVEVVEPVTTIRLDTPAGLVVAEVEVEDGAAKTVTLRNVPSFSVGLDRKITLADGRTVTYDLAYGGNFYAILPLEEFGLPFDRSRKDDILQAGLALMEAINAEEEPVHPEDPSIRGCHHVHLYAPGATARHSRHAMAIHPGWFDRSPCGTGTSARMAQLHARGELPLDTEFVNESFIGTQFTGRLLGTTEVAGIPAVLPSFTGRAWITGTAQYLLDPTDPFPAGFVL; this is encoded by the coding sequence ATGCGCAGCAAACTCGTCCTGCACGCCGTCGACTCGCACACCGAGGGCATGCCCACCCGCGTGATCACCGGCGGCATCGGCACGATCCCCGGCGCGACCATGAACGAGCGGCGGCTGTACTTCCGCGAGCACCGCGACGACATCAAGCAGCTCCTGATGAACGAACCCCGCGGCCACGCGGCGATGAGCGGCGCCGTCCTCCAGCCGCCCACCCGCCCGGACTGCGACTGGGGCGTCATCTACATCGAGGTCTCCGGCTATCTGCCGATGTGCGGACACGGCACCATCGGGGTGGCCACCGTGCTGGTGGAGACCGGCATGGTCGAGGTCGTCGAGCCGGTCACCACCATCCGGCTCGACACCCCGGCGGGACTCGTCGTCGCCGAGGTCGAGGTCGAGGACGGCGCCGCGAAGACGGTCACGCTCAGGAACGTGCCGTCCTTCTCCGTGGGCCTCGACCGCAAGATCACACTCGCCGACGGGCGCACGGTGACATATGACCTGGCATACGGCGGCAACTTCTACGCCATCCTGCCGCTGGAGGAGTTCGGGCTGCCCTTCGACCGCTCCCGCAAGGACGACATCCTCCAGGCCGGCCTCGCCCTCATGGAAGCGATCAACGCCGAGGAGGAGCCCGTCCACCCGGAGGACCCCTCGATCCGCGGCTGTCACCACGTCCACCTGTACGCCCCCGGCGCCACCGCCCGGCACTCCCGGCACGCGATGGCGATCCACCCCGGCTGGTTCGACCGCTCACCCTGCGGAACCGGCACCAGCGCGCGCATGGCGCAGCTCCACGCGCGCGGCGAACTCCCCCTGGACACCGAGTTCGTGAACGAGTCCTTCATCGGGACGCAGTTCACCGGCCGCCTCCTCGGCACCACCGAGGTCGCCGGCATCCCCGCCGTCCTGCCCAGCTTCACCGGCCGGGCCTGGATCACGGGCACCGCCCAGTACCTGCTCGACCCGACCGACCCCTTCCCGGCCGGGTTCGTCCTCTAG
- a CDS encoding LacI family DNA-binding transcriptional regulator, with protein MTRRLAEVAKKVGVSEATVSRVLNGKPGVSETTRQAVLSALDVLGYERPTQLRGERARLVGLVLPELQNPIFPAFAEVIGGALAQLGLTPVLCTQTKGGVSEADYVALLLQQQVSGVVFAGGLYAQADAPHDHYRLLADRNIPVVLVNASIADLGFPGVSCDDTVAVEQAWRHLASLGHERIGLVLGPDDHVPSARKLAAARALGELPDEHVARAMFSIEGGHAAASRLIDRGVTGIICASDPLALGAVRAARRKGLGVPAQVSVVGYDDSAFMNCTEPPLTTVRQPIEAMGRAAVELLNTQIGGGSVTPEELLFEPELVVRGSTAQAPRS; from the coding sequence ATGACGCGACGACTTGCCGAGGTGGCGAAGAAGGTCGGGGTCAGTGAGGCCACGGTCAGCCGGGTGCTCAACGGCAAGCCCGGAGTCTCCGAGACCACCCGGCAGGCGGTGCTGAGCGCCCTGGACGTGCTCGGCTACGAGCGGCCCACACAGCTGCGCGGGGAGCGAGCACGGCTCGTCGGCCTCGTGCTGCCCGAGCTGCAGAACCCGATCTTCCCGGCGTTCGCCGAGGTCATCGGCGGCGCGCTGGCCCAGCTCGGCCTGACCCCGGTGCTGTGCACGCAGACCAAGGGCGGCGTCTCCGAGGCGGACTACGTGGCGCTGCTCCTCCAGCAGCAGGTCTCCGGCGTCGTCTTCGCCGGAGGGCTGTACGCCCAGGCCGACGCCCCGCACGACCACTACCGGCTGCTCGCCGACCGCAACATCCCCGTCGTCCTCGTCAACGCGTCCATCGCCGACCTCGGCTTTCCGGGGGTGTCCTGCGACGACACGGTCGCCGTCGAGCAGGCCTGGCGCCATCTCGCCTCGCTGGGTCATGAGCGCATCGGGCTGGTGCTGGGACCCGACGACCATGTGCCGTCGGCGCGCAAGCTCGCCGCGGCCCGCGCGTTGGGGGAGCTGCCCGACGAGCATGTGGCCCGGGCCATGTTCTCCATCGAGGGCGGTCACGCCGCCGCCTCCCGGCTGATCGACCGGGGGGTCACCGGGATCATCTGCGCCAGCGACCCGCTCGCCCTCGGCGCGGTCCGGGCCGCCCGCCGCAAGGGACTTGGAGTGCCCGCGCAGGTGTCGGTCGTCGGCTACGACGACTCCGCGTTCATGAACTGCACGGAACCCCCGCTGACCACGGTCCGCCAGCCCATCGAGGCCATGGGACGGGCAGCGGTGGAACTGCTGAACACACAGATCGGCGGCGGTTCCGTGACCCCGGAGGAGCTGCTCTTCGAGCCGGAACTGGTGGTGCGGGGTTCCACGGCCCAAGCGCCTCGCAGCTGA
- a CDS encoding NAD(P)/FAD-dependent oxidoreductase has product MTDRPHLAVIGAGPAGLAAAVAAASRGVHVTLIDSAAEAGGQFYRRPAAGLRARRPQALHHQWRTWERLRDGLRAHVQAVHVRHLTEHHVWFVERRDAGFTVHALLGPEQEHPAAVRADAVLLATGGYEKVLPFPGWTLPGVVTAGGAQAMLKGTLAVSGRTAVVAGTGPLLLPVATGLAAAGVEVAALIESADPKDFVRRTRALAARPGKVAEGARYAARLARHRVRTLARHTVVEAHGARRLEAVTVAALDADGRVRSGTERRIACDTLAVGHGMLPHTDLAQTLGCRLDGTDVHVDDEQRTDVPGVWAAGETTGIGGAALSLAEGHIAGRSIAARLRGIDPDAREWAAAARTRTRLRAFFAALDAVYLPPAHWTEQITDDTVVCRCEEVTGGAIREAVDELGAGDVRTVKLLTRAGMGWCQGRMCGPAVAGLAGCALTPTLRPFAGPVPLGVLAAEPEDG; this is encoded by the coding sequence ATGACTGACCGGCCGCACCTCGCCGTGATCGGCGCGGGCCCCGCCGGACTCGCCGCCGCCGTCGCCGCCGCGTCCCGGGGCGTACACGTCACCTTGATCGACTCGGCCGCGGAAGCCGGCGGCCAGTTCTACCGTCGGCCCGCCGCGGGCCTCCGCGCTCGCCGCCCGCAGGCCCTGCACCACCAATGGCGCACCTGGGAGCGACTGAGGGACGGCCTGCGCGCCCACGTACAGGCGGTCCATGTACGGCACTTGACGGAGCATCACGTGTGGTTCGTCGAGCGGCGGGACGCCGGCTTCACCGTGCACGCCCTGCTCGGCCCCGAGCAGGAGCACCCCGCCGCGGTCCGCGCCGACGCCGTCCTCCTCGCCACCGGCGGCTACGAGAAGGTCCTCCCGTTCCCCGGCTGGACCCTCCCCGGCGTCGTCACAGCGGGCGGCGCCCAGGCCATGCTCAAGGGCACCCTCGCCGTGTCCGGACGCACCGCCGTGGTCGCCGGCACCGGCCCGCTGCTGCTCCCCGTCGCTACGGGGCTCGCCGCCGCCGGTGTGGAGGTGGCCGCGCTGATCGAGTCCGCCGACCCGAAGGACTTCGTGCGGCGGACCCGCGCCCTGGCGGCCCGGCCCGGCAAAGTCGCCGAAGGCGCCCGGTACGCGGCCCGGTTGGCCCGGCACCGGGTGCGCACCCTCGCCCGCCACACCGTCGTCGAGGCGCACGGCGCGCGGCGCCTGGAGGCGGTGACCGTCGCCGCGCTCGACGCCGACGGGCGGGTCAGGTCCGGGACCGAGCGCCGTATCGCCTGCGACACCCTCGCCGTCGGGCACGGCATGCTCCCGCACACCGACCTCGCCCAGACGCTGGGCTGCCGGCTCGACGGGACGGACGTGCACGTCGACGACGAGCAGCGCACCGACGTCCCCGGCGTCTGGGCCGCTGGCGAGACCACCGGCATCGGCGGCGCCGCCCTCTCCCTCGCCGAAGGCCACATCGCCGGCCGGTCGATCGCGGCACGTCTGCGCGGCATCGACCCCGACGCCCGCGAATGGGCCGCGGCCGCGAGGACCCGCACCCGGCTGCGCGCGTTCTTCGCCGCGCTCGACGCCGTGTACCTGCCGCCCGCCCACTGGACCGAGCAGATCACCGACGACACCGTCGTCTGTCGCTGCGAGGAGGTCACCGGGGGAGCGATCCGGGAGGCCGTCGACGAACTCGGCGCCGGGGACGTGCGGACCGTGAAACTGCTGACGCGGGCCGGGATGGGCTGGTGCCAGGGACGGATGTGCGGACCCGCGGTCGCGGGGCTCGCCGGGTGCGCGCTGACGCCGACGCTTCGGCCGTTCGCCGGACCCGTGCCCCTCGGTGTCCTGGCCGCCGAGCCCGAGGACGGCTGA
- a CDS encoding GntR family transcriptional regulator produces the protein MAAQRTSAPTPATAPDLPVLGGKKSSYRERVADALRAALVAGELLPGEVYSAPTLAARFGVSATPVREAMLDLAKEGLVDTVPNKGFRVTAVSDRQLDEYTHIRALIEIPTVTELARTADPVSLEALRPAAREIVQAAAAGDLVAYVEADTRFHLGLLALAGNAHLVDVVGDLRKRSRLYGLTALVEAGRLLASAEEHLELIDALIARDEQATRAVMTRHLGHVRGLWAAK, from the coding sequence ATGGCTGCCCAGCGCACCAGCGCCCCCACCCCTGCCACCGCCCCGGACCTGCCCGTTCTCGGCGGCAAGAAGAGCAGCTACCGGGAACGGGTCGCCGACGCCCTGCGGGCCGCACTGGTCGCCGGTGAACTGCTGCCCGGCGAGGTGTACTCGGCGCCGACCCTCGCCGCCCGCTTCGGTGTCTCGGCGACCCCGGTGCGCGAGGCGATGCTGGACCTGGCCAAGGAGGGCCTGGTCGACACCGTCCCCAACAAGGGCTTCCGAGTCACCGCCGTCTCCGACAGACAGCTCGACGAGTACACCCACATCCGTGCGCTCATCGAGATCCCCACGGTGACGGAGCTGGCCAGGACCGCCGACCCGGTCTCGCTGGAGGCGCTGCGCCCGGCGGCCCGGGAGATCGTGCAGGCCGCGGCGGCCGGGGACCTCGTGGCGTACGTCGAGGCCGACACCCGCTTCCACCTGGGCCTGCTCGCCCTCGCCGGCAACGCCCATCTCGTCGATGTCGTCGGTGATCTCCGCAAGCGGTCCCGTCTCTACGGGCTCACCGCACTGGTCGAGGCGGGCCGGCTGCTGGCCTCCGCCGAGGAGCACCTCGAACTCATCGACGCACTGATCGCACGCGACGAGCAGGCGACGCGCGCGGTGATGACACGCCACCTCGGTCACGTCCGCGGTCTGTGGGCGGCCAAGTAG
- a CDS encoding dihydrodipicolinate synthase family protein: protein MTSTENTGGRPWRGVLVATALPLNDDLSVNHDRFAEHCVWLVENGCDGVVPNGSLGEYQVLTPEERAKVVETAVAAIGGERVMPGVAAYGSAEARRWAEQARDAGCASVMLLPPNAYRADERSVLAHYAEVAKAGLPVVAYNNPIDTKVDLVPELLAELHAEGHIHAVKEFSGDVRRAYRIAELAPGLDLLIGADDVLLELAIAGAKGWVAGYPNALPRASVELYRAAVAGDLATAKKLYEQLHPLLRWDSKVEFVQSIKLSMDIVGRHGGPVRPPRVPLLPEQEAAVRAATERAVAAGLA, encoded by the coding sequence ATGACCAGCACCGAGAACACCGGCGGCCGCCCCTGGCGCGGCGTCCTCGTCGCCACCGCCCTCCCGCTGAACGACGACCTCTCCGTCAACCACGACCGGTTCGCCGAGCACTGCGTCTGGCTGGTCGAGAACGGCTGCGACGGAGTCGTACCGAACGGGTCCCTCGGCGAGTACCAGGTCCTCACGCCCGAGGAGCGGGCCAAGGTCGTCGAGACGGCCGTGGCGGCCATCGGCGGGGAGCGCGTGATGCCGGGTGTCGCCGCCTATGGCTCCGCCGAGGCCCGCCGCTGGGCCGAGCAGGCCAGGGACGCCGGCTGCGCCTCCGTGATGCTGCTGCCACCCAACGCCTACCGCGCCGACGAGCGGTCCGTGCTGGCCCACTACGCCGAGGTCGCGAAGGCGGGCCTGCCGGTCGTGGCGTACAACAACCCCATCGACACCAAGGTCGACCTGGTCCCGGAGCTGCTGGCCGAGCTGCACGCCGAGGGCCACATCCACGCGGTCAAGGAGTTCTCCGGCGACGTCCGCCGCGCGTACCGGATCGCCGAACTCGCCCCCGGGCTGGACCTGTTGATCGGCGCCGACGACGTTCTCCTGGAGCTGGCGATCGCCGGGGCCAAGGGCTGGGTGGCGGGCTATCCGAACGCGCTGCCCCGCGCGAGCGTGGAGCTCTACCGGGCGGCCGTCGCGGGCGACCTCGCCACCGCGAAGAAGCTCTACGAGCAGCTGCACCCGCTGCTGCGCTGGGACTCCAAGGTCGAGTTCGTCCAGTCCATCAAGCTGTCCATGGACATCGTCGGCCGGCACGGCGGCCCCGTCCGTCCGCCGCGCGTCCCGCTGCTGCCCGAGCAGGAGGCCGCGGTGCGCGCGGCCACCGAGCGGGCGGTCGCCGCCGGACTCGCCTGA
- a CDS encoding carbohydrate ABC transporter permease, which translates to MTRTAHRRPVETIPVRPVKAPPPAGDRRRRRLTDQLRAHAFLLGGLLCFAVFSWYPALRAIVIAFQKYTPGSSPEWVGTDNFSRVWHDPEFTAAWRNTLTFTALALLIGFAIPFVLALLLNELRHAKAFFRVVVYLPVMIPPVVSALLWKWFYDPGTGLANEALRFLHLPTSNWSNGADTALISLVIVATWANMGGTVLIYLAALQSIPGELYEAAELDGASLLQRIRHVTVPQTRFVILMLMLLQIIATMQVFTEPFVITGGGPENATVTVLYLIYKYAFLYNDFGGACALSVMLLVLLGAFSAGYLRLTRSGEEDAA; encoded by the coding sequence ATGACCAGGACGGCCCATCGACGACCGGTCGAGACGATCCCCGTACGACCGGTCAAGGCGCCGCCCCCGGCAGGGGACCGGAGGCGGCGCCGCCTCACCGACCAGCTCCGCGCCCACGCCTTCCTCCTCGGCGGCCTCCTGTGCTTCGCCGTCTTCTCCTGGTACCCGGCGCTCCGCGCCATCGTGATCGCCTTCCAGAAGTACACGCCGGGCTCGTCACCCGAGTGGGTCGGCACCGACAACTTCAGCCGCGTGTGGCACGACCCGGAGTTCACGGCGGCCTGGCGCAACACCCTCACCTTCACCGCGCTGGCCCTGCTCATCGGCTTCGCGATCCCCTTCGTCCTGGCCCTGCTGCTCAACGAGTTGCGGCACGCGAAGGCGTTCTTCCGCGTCGTGGTCTATCTGCCCGTGATGATCCCGCCGGTGGTCAGCGCCCTGCTGTGGAAATGGTTCTACGACCCCGGGACCGGCCTCGCCAACGAGGCGCTGCGGTTCCTGCACCTGCCCACCTCGAACTGGTCCAACGGCGCCGACACCGCGCTCATCTCCCTGGTCATCGTGGCCACTTGGGCCAACATGGGCGGCACCGTCCTGATCTACCTGGCCGCGCTCCAGTCCATCCCCGGCGAGCTGTACGAAGCCGCCGAGCTGGACGGCGCGAGCCTCCTGCAGCGCATCCGCCACGTGACGGTTCCCCAGACCCGCTTCGTCATCCTCATGCTGATGCTCCTTCAGATCATCGCGACGATGCAGGTCTTCACCGAACCGTTCGTCATCACCGGCGGCGGCCCCGAGAACGCCACCGTCACCGTCCTCTACCTGATCTACAAGTACGCCTTCCTCTACAACGACTTCGGCGGCGCCTGCGCGCTGAGCGTCATGCTCCTGGTCCTGCTCGGGGCCTTCTCCGCCGGATATCTGCGCCTGACCCGCTCCGGAGAGGAGGACGCCGCGTGA
- a CDS encoding ABC transporter substrate-binding protein, producing MRSTGFRRTFVALSICSLVLTASACGSDDDSGSGKTRITVNCMPPKSAKVDRAFFEEDVAAFEKQNPDIDVVAHDAFPCQDPKTFDAKLAGGQMEDVFYTYFTDAKHVVDIKQAADLTPYVKELKSYGTIQQQLRDVYTVDGKVYGIPRTGYSMGLIYNRALFEKAGLDPDRPPAGWDELRAAAKKIAALGDGTVGYADYSAQNQGGWHFTAELYSQGGDVVSEDGKKATVDTPEGRAVLQNLHDMRWTDDSMGSKQLLVINDVQQMMGSGKLGMYLSAPDNIPILVKEKGGAYQDLALAPTPGGQGTLIGGDGYMFSKKASPAQIRAGLKWLDHMFLTPGDGFLGDYARAKKSDAPVGLPEPRLFTGAADAKDQQVKKANANVPVENYQAFLDGNQDLDMKIEPPHAQQIYSVLDGAVSAVLTKKDADIDGLLKDASAKIDGILARG from the coding sequence ATGAGAAGCACCGGGTTCCGCCGTACGTTCGTCGCGCTCAGCATCTGCTCCCTCGTCCTCACCGCCTCCGCCTGCGGGTCGGACGACGACTCGGGGAGCGGCAAGACCCGCATCACGGTCAACTGCATGCCGCCCAAGAGCGCCAAGGTCGACCGGGCGTTCTTCGAGGAGGACGTCGCCGCCTTCGAGAAGCAGAACCCGGACATCGACGTCGTCGCCCACGACGCCTTCCCCTGCCAGGACCCGAAGACCTTCGACGCCAAACTCGCCGGCGGACAGATGGAGGACGTCTTCTACACGTACTTCACCGACGCCAAGCACGTCGTCGACATCAAGCAGGCCGCTGATCTGACGCCGTACGTCAAGGAGTTGAAGAGCTACGGCACCATCCAGCAGCAGCTGAGGGACGTGTACACGGTCGACGGCAAGGTGTACGGAATCCCGCGCACCGGCTACTCCATGGGCTTGATCTACAACCGCGCCCTCTTCGAGAAGGCCGGCCTCGACCCCGACCGGCCCCCGGCCGGCTGGGACGAACTCCGGGCCGCCGCGAAGAAGATCGCCGCCCTCGGCGACGGCACCGTCGGCTACGCCGACTACAGCGCCCAGAACCAGGGCGGTTGGCACTTCACCGCCGAGCTGTACTCCCAGGGCGGCGACGTGGTGAGCGAGGACGGCAAGAAGGCCACCGTCGACACCCCCGAGGGCCGGGCCGTCCTCCAGAACCTGCACGACATGCGCTGGACCGACGACTCGATGGGCAGCAAGCAGCTCCTCGTCATCAACGACGTCCAGCAGATGATGGGTTCGGGCAAGCTCGGCATGTATCTCTCCGCGCCCGACAACATCCCGATCCTGGTGAAGGAGAAGGGCGGCGCGTACCAGGACCTCGCCCTCGCCCCCACGCCCGGCGGACAGGGCACGCTCATCGGCGGCGACGGCTACATGTTCAGCAAGAAGGCGAGCCCCGCCCAGATCCGCGCCGGACTGAAGTGGCTCGACCACATGTTCCTCACCCCCGGAGACGGCTTCCTCGGCGACTACGCCCGCGCCAAGAAGAGCGACGCCCCGGTCGGCCTCCCCGAACCGCGTCTGTTCACCGGCGCCGCCGACGCCAAGGACCAGCAGGTCAAGAAGGCCAACGCCAATGTCCCGGTGGAGAACTACCAGGCCTTCCTCGACGGCAACCAGGACCTCGACATGAAGATCGAGCCACCGCACGCCCAGCAGATCTACTCCGTCCTCGACGGTGCCGTCTCCGCCGTCCTCACCAAGAAGGACGCCGACATCGACGGGCTCCTGAAGGACGCCTCCGCGAAGATCGACGGCATCCTGGCCCGGGGCTGA